DNA sequence from the Coccidioides posadasii str. Silveira chromosome 5, complete sequence genome:
TTCTCAAAGACGATCGATATTTAGCGCATGTATGGGAGTGACACAGGTTTGCCAAAGGGGGGTTTAGGCTGGACAAGGGAGGGCGTGCTTTTGTCGGGGATTGTTGCGAACCCCTTTTGTCGGTCGGCCAGGGTGAGCTCCCCTTCCCGTCCTTCCTTGGGGCTCTTTTGCCGAGGATCAAGGGGAGACGAAGCCTCTCGAAAGGCACATGGAAGCAAGCAGGAACGTATGGAGCCATACATTGCCCGGCGACCGGGGTATTTTTCGGGGCTGgtggcagcagcagcagcagcaacaacacTGGTTTTGACATGGGACAGGGAACATGGATGGTTGTGGAGTTTCTTGTCTACGGTTCGCAGAATGTGAGAGAGCAAGAAGGTTTTCCAGGTCCGTGGACGGGTACATGTGGCCTGCCCTTGCGTCCATTATGTACGTGAATACATACATAGATATATGTGGGCGTGTTGTGAATATGCAAAGTGTCCCATTCGCAGGCAGGGGAGGACTGCAGGCCCTACACGCTCAAGTCTCACGCGCTACTATGTTGTGTACTGAACATACATACATGGAATGTTTCCGGAGCACATTACGAATTACACCCTGCATCTCAGCAGTGCGAGGACCCCCCCGGTCAAGCTCGACAGAACCACAGCCTACTGAGTACGGGGTTTAGGCATCAGATCTTTGAACACACTGTTCCGAGTCAGAGCCAAGAAGTACATCTCCAAGCATCCATTCATGCACGAAGTACAGGCGGAAGGCACATTTCTAATCGTTTAGTCGCAATGAATGTCGGCTGCTCGTGTGATTGAAGGTGCCGATCAAGCTATGGTAGCTATTCTAATCTTTGATGACCTCGACGGGAGAATTCGAATGGAAAAGTCTTCCGTAGATGAATTAGCTGATAACCGCTGAACTTACAAACTCAAGCTAACACTGCCTAGTCATGGGGAAAGCCTTTGAAAGGAAATGCAGGCCATTCGTCTTCAATTGCTCGCTACGCATCCGGCCTCCTTTAGGGCTGACGGTGGACGATATCTGCATATCCATGTAGTGTCAAGTGTATAAAGGCAACAAAGGGTGCTTGTGTGACCACAAGACGGGGGTCGAGACTAAATGACTcggagaaggaagaagaagagataaGATCAAAGGCGAGAAAGATGCTTTTGGCTGGAGTTTGATCGATTCAAAGAACGGAGCAAGTAGGGGGTCACCGCTGAGCACTGTGCAACTTTGCTTGAGAATGCGGATGTCATTTGGATGTCTTCTCAATAGCAATAGCaataaagaaaaaggaaaaatacCACGAAACCCTGAAAGAAGAAGGCCTAGGAACATGATGACGACGTGAGAAGCGGCCAAATGTTGATCCGAGGCCGGGAGCTGCTGACTGAGCAATGTGATTTTGGCGCAGGAGGCAAATTTACGGTTTTGACCATGTATTTGCTGGGGAAAGTCGATACGGGCTGTACCGCCGGCTCGAGCCCTCCAATCTTCGTCGGCTCATGCGCATGTTTCAGGATATGCGTGTTTGGGGCTGGTGGCAGCATGCATGCAGGGAAGCAGgcaagaaagagaaaagcaaAACCACCAAAAGGGACAAACGCTCTCAAGTGATTCTGGTTTGTTTGCCTCTTTTTCTGGAAAAGAATGGGGCTCGTATCCGGGTGATCACCTTGGAGAAACTCCACATGCGCCCCCGGAGGTCTGGCGGATGAACCACACAAACGCACGCACGCACTCTTGCTCTCGCTGTCCGTACCTGTACCTTgtgctccgtacggagtactcctcCCGTATATTCCGTCCGCACTCCGTACAGCTTCTTCACATCCTACTGGAATATGCGGGTTGGTTACAGAATCATTCCCTGGGCAGGGTTGGAAGTTTGGAGTCTGGAGTCCGGGCAGTGAGCAGGGAGCTGGGGGCGAAAGAGAACAAGCTCTCCCaacacacatacacacacatactccgtactctctctctatctctgtGCAATCCTGGGTTTAAACGCGGACGGCCAGCTGGCAGATTGCAGAAAAGGGCGGGAAATCACGCGATATAAATAGCAGCCAGTCAGCGTGCGCGGCGTCGCTTAGTGCCGGCATTAGCGTCCACCCGATAAAGGCTTGGCGCACGAGGGCCGGCCAATGAAGGGCGCGGAATGCGATCTTGCACGGCAATTTGCAGGCCCATGAAACGTCGCTAGACCGTAACGGGGCCCAGCGCACGATGGTCCAATTGGCGGTCGGggcccgggggggggggcaTGATATAAATTGGCCAATCAGAGGGTGGCTGCGCGGAGATCCGTCGTATTTGACTCGGCGCCGAGAGTCAGCCAATCGAAAACGCGGAAATTCGTGATTGGGCGGCGGCCAGCTTACCTCAGCCAACGGGTTGCTCCACATCCGGCGCTGCTGATGAATTTTCGCTTTTAATTTTGAGTGTCGAGTTGCAATCTCCCACCGTTCTGGATTTCTTTCTTGTCCCTCTGACTGCTGGGCTACTACTTATATCTATCTTTAGAACGTCCCGCGTCTACCTTTTTTCGAAACCCCCCATTCCATCTCCATCGCCCACCACCACAACCACCACCGCTGCGACCACCGCTGTTTACCAACGCCAACACCACGGCACGTCCCTCCCCGCCGAATCCAAGCTCCTGCTGCTATTACTggctttcttctctctctctctttctctctctctctctctctctccacgCGATCATCTCCGTCGTTCGGTTGCTTAGGCCTTTGCTtctatttttcctttttcctttttttttttttgttttttttttttttttgtgtctTTTAATCATCTCGTCCTATCATCTTATCTCCCTCTCCCCCCCACCTCCTTTCTCACAACGCAGCATCGTGCTCCCCAAACCCTCTCTGGAGATTCACTCAAACCCCTCTCCACCTCCAGTATTCCCTAATCATTGTAACCCTGTCTGGCTCTCTCCGTCAACTTTTACAGCTGCTTGACTCCCTTAATTCCTCGCCACTTCCTCTTGCTCGCCACATAAACCCTCGGGTGTCCCTCTTCCAAGCTCTAGTGCATAGGGGACTAGCTACAGAGCTCAAAGGCCTGTTGAGGTCTCGAGGCAcgccaaagaagaagaagcaagaaAATGGGCCGAAGAAAGATTGAAATCAAAGCTATCAAGGATGACCGCAATCGATCTGTGTATGTGCCATCCAAAAAACTAAacaaaattaaaaaaaaaaaaagggcctTGTGCTTCATACGGGTTGCTGACTCTCGGGTTCCTGCTCTCAGAACATTCCTCAAGCGCAAGGGCGGTCTGTTCAAGAAAGCCCACGAGCTCTCCGTTCTCTGCTCCGTCGACGTCACCGTCATCATCTTCGGTCATAATAAGAAGCTCTACGAGTTTTCGTCCGGAGATATCCAAGAGACCTTAGGACGATACCAATACGTGAGCTGCTTTGCTTTTCCTTCTCGACTGCGTTCCCTGCGGGAGTTCGCGCTGACCCTTTAAAATATTTCTTGCAGTATGGCCAGGCACATGAACACAAGGGGCCTGCCGACTTTGCAGGTAAGCAGAACgttgacgatgacgatgaagaggatgTTTCGCCACCACCGGATGAGTCCCAGCCTCAACAACCCCACAACAATGGAATTCCTCCCCAACCGCATCAGCCAGCTTTTCAACATGTAAATCACACTCCGTCCGTGTCTCCTCCCATACCGAACGGCGTCCAATATCATGCACGGAACGCGACCCCTCAGCCCGCCAGTGTCGGCTCGAGGCCTTCGTCTCGGAATACTGTTCCTGCAGTCACTTCCAGTTTGGTTCCTCCACAACATCACCATGCAAcaccaccacctcctcctcctccccaaTCCCAAAATGGCTATGCATATATGCCGAATGGACCCGTTTATAACCCACAAGCAAACTCCAATATGCCGCAACACCCACCTAGACCAGGACAGTACCAATATGCAAGACCACTCCCCccgccgccaccaccaccatcatcTGTGACACAACACCAAGGACACCCTCCGCCAGCGGCACCTCATCACCCGCCACACCAACACGTGCCGCCCCAAATACCGCAACAACACCACCAGCATCCGCAGCACCCACAGCACCCACAGCACCCACAGCACCCACAACATCCTCAACATCCCCAGCATCCTCAGCATCCTCAGCATTCccatcctcatcctcatGCTCAACACCATCCACATCCACCCGCGCAGCCCCCCCCATTACCTCATCATACGTACCTGCAAGAGCAGCAACGGAGACAATCGATGCCCCCCGCTTTCCCGCAACAAGAACGGCATGGCCCGTCTCACGCTGACCAGCAATTACCTCAGCATCATCCTGAAACGAAGGTCGAGCGTGGGTCGTCTCCGCCCCCAAGACCGCAGCCAACCAAGTCCAGAAGCATATTCACCCCAATTGATGATCGAGGGTCTATCTTAGCTCAGCAATTCGGATTTGCGCCACCCGTCGAATCACCAAAGAGCGAAACACAAGCCATCAAGCATGACTCCGAGAAACTTGGAAAGTCGTCTGCTCCACCACCGAGGGTGCCTACAGCCCCGATTCCCCCGAGATCGCTTCCCAACCCGCAGAGGACACACTCGTTATCTTCAATCCCAGATGTTCCCCCGATGACCAGAAATGACAGCATAACCAGTGTCAAAGAACGACCACGGTTGACGGTCCAGATTCCCAGCGAACATTCCGACACAGGGGAAGGCACAGAGGAATCCGCCCGTGAGTCTGGTGCTAACGGAACTACTCCAGCGAAAGGTGGCTCTGATACAGGACACCCATCGGTCGTGCTTCCTCCACCGTCGCCGTCCGCCAGCGCTTTATTGAGCGCTGGTGCACATGGCCCGCCAAACCCGTTCGCGAGACCACCACCCCCAGGCGCTGTCCCGCAAGGCGGTGCCGCATATAATGGCAACACTAATAACATCGAAACTCCCGTATCTGCCCTACCAAGCCGCTTCGTTTCCGACGCTCTGCTACCGTCGCCGTCGAGTTTCTATCCCGAATGGGGCTTTGGACGAACGGGTCCAGATAGTAATATGTTACCCAGTCCGCTTACGTTCCCGACACCCGTGATGCAGTCTGGCCCGGGACTGGTCAAGGAAGGGGAAGAGCAGGACCGGAAACGGAAAAGTCCCGACAACGGATCTGCCATAGCAGAACCCGTTGGCGCGGGAAAGAGACTCAGAGTTGAGTAATGTCAATGATCTGAAAGAACatttttaattctttatATACATATTTACAACGTTCTGttgtaccttttttttttttttttttttctgttttccAACTGCATTTCGCACTTTGAATTGGGTCACATTGGGCCTTATGTTTCACTGGCGTTTTCGGAATTGTTATTCTACGGGTATCGGCGTGGTAATGTCCCTCGTTCTGGTTTTGTTTATTCGGCAAGGAGCTAAGGGTGCATTCCTCTCTGGATGGGTAACTCCCCGCCCGCGGTACAGAGTAATTAGGCACTCTTCGGGGTTACTTGGCACTGGAATatctctctctgctctcATATCTGCTCGCCCCATGTTTTTTCAACGTTGTTCGTGTGAAACTGTACGATCTAAAATTCGTCATTTGGCTTGGGTTattttaccttttttttttttttgcttttctttctttcctttttcctccttctGTGGATACCATTTTCCTTCGGCGTTCTGAATCATTTTCCATCTTCGACTTACGTGCGATGTcgttttctctttttttgttttaacTATCGGCTTTGTTACGTGCGTCTGGTGGAAAGGGAGGCCTGCACACGAGACATTTTGGCACGCATGTAACTAAACCATCTCTTGGATCGAgattaaaataaaaattgTTTTAAAATCTAATGTCTGATCAACTTCTtgggatatatatatacatgtatatatacatatTCCCAAATAATTAAAACCCCCATCCGGAGTGCGGGATGTCGAAGCTTCCGCCGACATATTGGCAACCCTCTCTATTCAAGGCCACACGTCAGAAGTCCCGAAGACAACACTTGCGCCCCCCCGAACTTGTACCAAGACGCGCAATTTCCAACCCGCAGCGATGGAACTATCAAAGCAGTTAACTCATGGGCCAATTTTGCTCGAGGAGGAGCGGTGTGTGGCATCTCAGGACTGACGTGAGTTCCAGGCGACACGACACATAGTTCAGTAGACCGTTGATGATCGGTGGTTTGATTCAGGTCCAGCTGCCGTGGTTGAGCGAGAGAGGGGGGGTTGTGTGTTCTGTGATGTGTGTATGAAGCCCCGTCCGCCGGTGTTATATCTGCTCGTCGAGGCCGGATGGTACAGAGTCACGACGAGGAAGAATACTACTAGCGGCGGCTTCTAGCAAAGGGAACAaactgtggtggtggtggtagtagtagtagtagGCCTCCGCAGCGAGGTTTTCCTTGAAGCTCAGCTGGTGCCCTTGTAATGACAACAGGCAGCAACCTGGAATGTGGGAAATCTGGTTTTTTTGTTGGGAGGGGGCTAGCGATGACGTTATCTGAAAAGGAGCCTGGAATGAAGGAGAATCATGCGCCAgatatctaaagaaaagatgagTTAAATGGGAAGGGGTTTTTTCATAAACCCTGAGCTGCTCTGGTGGTCTGCAGCAGAGTGATATCCAAGCTTGAGAGTGAGCAAGAAGTGCAGCCTCAGACGACAATGGCAAAGGCCTTCAAAACGGGGCTAAGTTTGCTAGGGACAAAGCATCGCATCCCAAAAGAATTTGCGATCCGGGAGAGTAACATAGAGACAAGGTATCAGCCTGCTAAGTTGGACATGCCTAGGAAAATGAGAGAAAAATTGTTCCTAAAGACGAAATGAAACCCTCTCTACTCTTGAAGCCTCTGCCACCTGCTTCAGTGGTAGGCAACGGAACGAGGAGATGAGACCTCCACTGCGTTTTGCTTCAGTAAATTAGCAGAAAATGGCCAAGGACCGCGTCTGCtaaatcaaaaagaaagcaaagtTCAGTAAAGCAAAGGACCACCAGCGCCTCAATTGACTGCCAAATGTATTCCATCACCAGCACTGTTTTAAACACACCAGGACAAGTAACGTTTTGGGCAGCTTTAAATAGAAGCGAACGAGTGTAGCATGCAAACAGAGCAAACAACGGTTACCCCAAAGTCCAGCCAATCATACAGCGGGTCCCGTGGGCAACGCTCTGATTACATAATTAGGGCTTCGCTAATCTCCTAATTGGGTTTAGGCGTGCCGCACCGAAAGCACCACAACTGCATTTCGACCTTCGCCGAACTGTGTGTTGGACGTTCAACGACGCAGCGACGACCTTTGCTTCTCACCCAACGACCACGCCTCCCCGCGGTTCTCCTCGAACGGATTAATATTCAGCAGGCGTGAGAAAGACTTGCCTCTTGCTGGATACACTCCTCCCCGGATCTGCCAGTTGTTTCGTTCCTTGCGCGCCAGAGGAAACAAGACAGTCAAGATGCCTTCCGCTCACGGACACAGATGTGAGTGCGCCCCTTTTGGAtacattttcttttccccgcTTGTTTGATCGTGCTGGGGTGTTTTGGTGGTGATGGGGGTTTGCGGATGCAATTGAATATCGCCGATGGATCGTGTGCGATGAGATTGGAACTGGGAAAGATACATTCCGGAGGAgtctttcctctttttcaATTGGATATCTGTGCGCTAACATATTCTGTTTCTGCGTGTCTAGTATATGTGAAGTAAGCGACCCTTCGTGCTCCCTTTTTCAAGGGTTGATCGGCTAGGGTGTAGGAAATGAAGACGACACGAATGATATGTGGATTGCGAGGATATATGTGAAGAGCATGTGCTGACGGGTGGTGACGTTGAATAGGGGCCGGCACCTGAGCTACCAGCGCGGCAAGCGCAACACCAACCCCAACACCAGCCTTATCAAGCTTGAGGGTGTTGATGACTCCAAGGCTGCCAGGTAAATACATCCACACGCATTTTGTAACAGattaaagaaagaaagattgGGTTGCTAAACAGATTTGTTTCGTTTGTTAGCTTCTATGCGGGCAAGAAGGTCGCATTCGTCTACCGGGCAAAGCGTGAGGTGCAGGGATCCAAGATCAGAGTCATCTGGGGCAAGGTCACCCGGCCACACGGTACGTCACTGCCCACTAATTCGTGATTGATCCAATATTCCATCCTCGGTACTAAGAGCCATGTCCAGGAAACTCCGGCGTTGTCCGTGCTCAGTTCAGACACAATCTCCCCCCCAAGACCTTCGGTGCTTCCGTCAGAGTCATGCTCTACCCTTCTTCCATCTAAATCGATCGGCTGCCGGGCGGAGGTGTGGGTGGTTGAAAAGGGGTTTGTTTGGTGAATCGACACAGTCCCGATTAGGGTGGAGCAGACAGACCTGCGGGGCGAAAAAGGGACCAGACTACATAGTTTGAGAAAAAGCGCAAAAAAGAACGGCATCAGGAGACACGACCCGTCTGAAGTCAGGACCAAATAGggatttattttttttccacGCTCGCAATTTTTCCGGTTTATATGGGTATCAGTTTTGTCTCTATCTTGTCCCTCTTCCTCCGGGCTAAGAAGCATCGACGAGGAGTCAGTCCCCTAGATGGAAATGGGTGGCGCCGTCTATTTGTTGATGTTTTAATGAAATCAAACGGGACCATAATGCCCGATGTGATTGCATTTTCCTCTGGCTATGATTGTTGTTCCTCTCTTTCTCCGCTTTATTATCTCTTTCCCCTTCGGGTCTGGTCTTTACCCAGACtccatttctttttttttaatttgacGAGATCCACGTGTcaataaagaaaagaacaaaccGAATACATTTGAAGAAATCAAAGAAGCCACTCCAGCTAATGCAATTTTCTACCCTTCCGGAGGCCTTCATCCGGGACTTTCACGGCTGGTAA
Encoded proteins:
- a CDS encoding uncharacterized protein (EggNog:ENOG410PMRQ~COG:K~BUSCO:13410at33183); translation: MGRRKIEIKAIKDDRNRSVTFLKRKGGLFKKAHELSVLCSVDVTVIIFGHNKKLYEFSSGDIQETLGRYQYYGQAHEHKGPADFAGKQNVDDDDEEDVSPPPDESQPQQPHNNGIPPQPHQPAFQHVNHTPSVSPPIPNGVQYHARNATPQPASVGSRPSSRNTVPAVTSSLVPPQHHHATPPPPPPPQSQNGYAYMPNGPVYNPQANSNMPQHPPRPGQYQYARPLPPPPPPPSSVTQHQGHPPPAAPHHPPHQHVPPQIPQQHHQHPQHPQHPQHPQHPQHPQHPQHPQHPQHSHPHPHAQHHPHPPAQPPPLPHHTYLQEQQRRQSMPPAFPQQERHGPSHADQQLPQHHPETKVERGSSPPPRPQPTKSRSIFTPIDDRGSILAQQFGFAPPVESPKSETQAIKHDSEKLGKSSAPPPRVPTAPIPPRSLPNPQRTHSLSSIPDVPPMTRNDSITSVKERPRLTVQIPSEHSDTGEGTEESARESGANGTTPAKGGSDTGHPSVVLPPPSPSASALLSAGAHGPPNPFARPPPPGAVPQGGAAYNGNTNNIETPVSALPSRFVSDALLPSPSSFYPEWGFGRTGPDSNMLPSPLTFPTPVMQSGPGLVKEGEEQDRKRKSPDNGSAIAEPVGAGKRLRVE
- the RPL33B gene encoding 60S ribosomal protein L33B (EggNog:ENOG410PPN6~COG:J~BUSCO:16172at33183), with the translated sequence MPSAHGHRLYVKGRHLSYQRGKRNTNPNTSLIKLEGVDDSKAASFYAGKKVAFVYRAKREVQGSKIRVIWGKVTRPHGNSGVVRAQFRHNLPPKTFGASVRVMLYPSSI